The Treponema phagedenis DNA segment GAAGAGCGATGCAGGGCGGCTTCTCCTTTTTCATTGACAATTGAAACATCCCCGCCTTCTATTGTTCCAAATCCGACGATGATAAGCTGTATGCCGTGCCTTTGTATTTCTTTTGCAGCTTCTAAAATATTTCCCTCGCTTTGTTCTCCATCGGTGCAAAGAATAATAGTTTTTGCGGTTGCTCTGTTTTTCGGAAAAACCGCAGCTGCCTTTAAGAGTGCTTTTTGTAAATTTGTTCCGCTTGCCGTGTAAGAAGAAGGAGAAAGACTTTCAATTGCTTTAAGCAAAACTTCGTGCTCAAAAGTGAGCGGCACGGATAAAACCGAATCTCCCTTTACCGCCAATAAAGCACAGGATGCGTTTGAAAGTTTTACGGTGAGGAATTCGCAAAATCCTTTTGCAAGATTAAGTCGAGACGGTTTAACATCTTTTAAGGTCATGCTCTTAGAAATGTCAACAGCAAAAACCACTGATACGCCCTGCCTCCGAACTGATTTTATTTTTGATCCCCATAAGGGACCTGCTGCCGCCAATACAATAAAAATCCATGCAAAGGCAAAAAGGATGTTTCGTATGATTAAAAAGGGTAGAATGCTTTTTTTATGTTGTGCAAAAGAATAGGCGGCATTAATGCGAAAAAGTTTTTTTAAAGAAAAAAACACTGCGGGAATAACGAGTACAAGCAATAACAAGAGTCGGGATTTTTCAAAATAAATCATAGGTACGCCTTCATCAGTATTCTTCGTATTATCCAAACAAGGATAAAAGAAAAAACCGCAAACAGAATAAGCGGTTGCCATAACGGAACTTCTTTCACTTCGCTAAACCGCGCGGGAGTCGGAGAAATATTTTGAGAAATGTTTTTGAATATTTCCTGTAAAGAGGCAAAAGACTTTGCCGAAACATAGATGCCGTTTCCGCGGTGTGCAAGTTCTCTCAACTCTCTTTCATTGAAGATTGTTTGTAATGTTCCTTCTCGCTTTTCGCCGGTTGAAGGATCAACATATTCAAGATTTGCATAGCCGTCTTTGCCTATCCCGATAATATAAAATCCGATTTTTTTGCTTTTAATAAGCTCTGCTGCAAGATTAGGATGAATTTCACCGGTGTTGCTTTCTCCATCGGTGAGCAAAATAATCGATTGTGTTTGGACTGTGTTTTTTGCAAAATGAGCTGCGGCAACAGCGAGTCCCATACCTAAGGCGGTACCTTCTCCAAGCTCGCCTATTTGCAAACTGTTCAATCGTGCAAAAAACTGTTCATGCTGAATGGTCGGCGGAATAACTAAAGCCGCCGTGCTCGCAAGTGCGGTAAGCCCGAATGCATCGGCAGGATAGGTTTGCACAAAGTCGGTAATAATATCTTTCGCTGCCTGAATTCTTGTTTTTTCGTTTATGTCTTTTGCCGCCATTGAAGGACTGATATCAATGACAAACATGATTGAGTTTGCCGTTTCCGTATATACATATTCTGTTTTTAATTTAACCGGTTCCGAGGCGGCAACAATCAAAGCAATAAGCGATAAGAACACAAGAGACTTTGAAAGGAAGGAAAGGCCTCTCATCTGTGAAGACGTTTTAATTATTGTATCATTCCAGTTATGAAGGGTAAGAGAAAAAGAAAGCGGTTGAATAATAGCATGTTTTCGTAAAAAATAAAAAAGAGGAAAAATACAAAACAACACTAACGCGGCAGGGCGCAAAAAACTAATCATGCGGCAACGTCCTTTGTTCCAACTCTGTTTCTAATGTCAGTATCAACGGATCCGCTGCATCAATTAATTCTTTTTGCAGCCTCAAATGCTCTACTCCCTTATTATTCCCATACCTTCCCAGCTCAAGCTTTTGAAGCATTTGTGCTATCTGCGCCCCCGCTTCGGAATTTTTTTTTGCATTCTTTTTAACGGCGTAATTAACCTCCGGGTATGTAAGAGCGCTAAAAGAAGCGAGTTTTTCTTTATTTATAAAAGCGCTTGAAAAAATATATACTCTAAGAGCTCTTTCAAAATTTTTATACCATGTTTTAATCTGCACTTCATTTAAATGCTGTCTTGCTCCAAGCTCTCTTTTCAATTTTTTAATTTGTTTTTTAAATTTTCTGACTCTTCTTTTTGCCGGAAGTTTTTGCAGGAAAAAATACAGATACTTTTTTAATAAAAATATGATAAGCAGCAAAATAAAAACAAAGACAATCCCCGCTGCGATAATCCCGTACATAAAATAAGCGGTACGTGATGATAAAAGAGGAGCCCTTGCTTCTTGCAAAGTATTAGTCTGCGTTTTTTCCAGTATTGATGATACGGTAATATCCGGAATTTTAATTCCAATACCTTTTGATGCAAGATCCGGAAAATGTATGAGTCCGGAATCCCAAGGGATAAAATGAATCGAAAGATGCGGCTGGTTATTTCTTTCAATAATCATAATCTGAGAAATAGTAATCGCCGGTGTTTGAATCGGACTTACAAGCAAGGCTTCTTCGATATGAAAATTTTTCAAAGAAGATATATCGGATTTTGAAAGCGGAATAATTAACTCCGCCGGATCCCCGACAAAAATTTCCTGTGGAATTAAAAGCGCTTTGCTCATATATATCGTTCCGTATATTTTTTTTGCGCGTGCGTCTTAGATCTTTGTGAAAAAAACGAATAGAGTATTTTAAAACTATCTTGTTCGATTGGAAACAAAAGCGGCGCTGCCCCTGCGCGGAAACAAAGAGCCTTCCAACGATGTATCTCTTCAGTGTACAAACGCTTTCGCTCTTGCATAAACTGCTTTGAGCTTGTGGGCAGCGAAAGCCGTATACCCGTTTCAGGGTCGGTAAAAGGAATGAACCCTCCTTCGGGGATTTTTTTATCCGACGGGCTTATCAATCGAACGGCAATCAGATCATGAGTTTTTCCTAAAAAAATAAATTCGCGCTCAAAGCCCTCTACCTTAAAGTCGGAAATAACAATAACCATTGACCGTGTATGTAAAACCTTTGCGCTTGTTTGAAGTGCTTCGGCAAGTGCTGTTCCGGGCGATCCCGGTTGATTAGCAAATACATCGCACTCTTTTAAAAAACACAGCACCGCATTTTTTCCCGCCCGCGGCTCAAAATATTTTCCAATCTTTCCATCGAAAATTAAACCGCCAAAAGGAGTTGCGGTATGCAGCGCCGCAAATGAAAGCAACCCCGCCGCCTCTAACGCTTTTGATTTTGCACTTACACAGTCAAAACAGGATTCCATTGAAAAAGACAAATCGACAATGATGAAAATTTGCAGCTCTCGCTCTTCCTTATACAATCGCACATACGTTTTACCGCTGCGCGCCGTAAGATTCCTGTCGATACTGCGAATATCATCACCGATTTGATACTTACGCACCGAATCAAATTCAATCCCCTGCCCGCGGAAACAGGAATTAAACGTCCCCGTTCGCATTCCCTCCGCAAGATAAAGCGCTGAAAACTGTAACTTTTTTGCCTTTTCAATAATAGAATCCGAATTCATACCGCTGATTGTATAAACATTTCCCATCTTTTTCAACATGCCCTGCCCGCACAACAAAAGCATGAAAAATCTTTTAAACCTTGAGTGTGGTTATTTGTTTGATATTTCGATTAGATTTTAACTCACTCAATACAAATCGTAAACAATTTTATAAAAAAGAGCCCGACACAACGGTTTCATTTTGCCATCCGTGGCAAAATGAAACCTACGAGTTTTAAAGCTTTGTAAACTGCCTTGCTTTAAAACATCGTTTCTGTTTGGAACCACCGCCGTCCGTGGCGGTTCTGAGTTTTGCCGTCCATGTCAAAACCAAACCTGCGAGTTTTAAAGCTTTGCAAACAGCCATGCTTTAAAACACCGTTTCTGCATGGAACTACGGGCATCCGTGACGGTTCTGATTTTGCCATCCGAGCTCACTTTGATTAAGATAATAGCAAGTTAATTACAAAACGTTCCATTAGTTTTGCAAAACACAGGGAAATAAAAAATCGGTGTTACTATTTGGGAATAATTTTGCCTCTTACCTCCGAGGTGCGTAAATGGCAACAAAGTTGTTCTGAAATTTGCATTCTTCTGCTGCCGGAGTGAGTTTACAGCCCGCTTAATGCGAAGCATAAACGCGCCCTGCGCATGCACAATGTAAATGCCTAACGAAATAAGCTGTTCTTCCATGTACAAACCGTTTCTTGTTTTTTAATTGAATTGAGTCAAAAGCACCGATAAAAAATGGAGCGTAAAGAATATAAAACAAGTAGAAAGAGAAGAAAATTTTAACTAAAAAATACATGAAAGTGTAATTAAATACAAAAAAAAGCGAGTTGCTTTCGCAACTCGCTTTTTTTAAATCATAAAAAGATTAGAAAGAAACCTTGCAGCCGAGCTTGAAGCGGCCATTATGTTCTGTACCGGCACTTTTCTCGATAAAGCCTTCGTGCTTGTTCTTCACAACCTTACCCTGCTCCCAATCAGCAGTAAGTTCAAGTCTTTCAAGCGGGCTAAAGGTTAGACCGACATTATAGTAAACTCCAAACTTGGGCTCTGCGTGATTAGTTTCCCCATAGAAAGAAGCGTAAGGTTTGAGCCACATGGAATCGTTTATGTCGTATTTGTAATCAGCATAGACTTTCAAGCCTATAGGCACAGTCTTAGGAGATACCGGTTTAGAAAGAAGATGGTGTACGTATATCGCAGCACCTGCATTTAAATTTTCAACAAGGAAATTTGCCTTTTTTTTATCACCCTTTGTTTCAAATTTTGCATAGATACTCATATCAACTTTATCTTTATTTGACTTATAGAAAGTATTTTCGTTTCCAACATAAACACCTGCACCTACCCACTTATAGGTGGTATCAAAAAGCATGTCCCAAGCGAATTTTTTCTCGCCGTTTACAAATGGTTCGCCGTCAAAAGCGAGGACAAGACTTAGATCTTTTACAGGCTCTGACGTAATTTTTGTACCGAAAGAAACATTAAAATAATTACCTTTTTCTGTATTATTTTCCCAGTCTTTGTGAGAACAGAAAGTGGTATTTATATCAAAATTAAAACCGATATATTTCAGATCACCCGGTTTATATGCAACAGAGGTGTAAAAGCCCATTCCATATCTATTCTTTGTAGCGGGAGTATCTTTTTTTGTAAGGCCATCGACTTTTGCATAGTATTTACCCTTTTTAACTTCAAGATCTTTATCTGGCGACACTTTTTTGAAGTTACTTGTAATTTTAAAACGTTGATTATCAAGCATTATATAAGATGCTTTTTCTTCCGCTTCCTTTCCATATACAGGCTCTAATTCTACATAAGTTGAACCTTTCGCTAGAGTCGCTGGCCCCGTAATGAGGGCATATTGGGGACTTCCTTCATAGTCGGATTTCCCTTCGGTTTCCCAGTTACGGTTCGATCCAAATTTTACACCTGCATCAAGATCAAGACCGCTATTTCCGATATTGTCTTTTTTATACCCGAGAGTGGTACCTCCTGCTATATCAAAGCCCGGTTCAAATTTATAGCCGCTCTTGTCCCAATCGTCAGCCTTTAGAGGGTCCCATATCTGGGCATAGTTTACTTTAAAGCCCGGCTTCTTATAAATTTTTAAGTATGCGTCATAAAAGTACAAGGTACCTACAATTTCGTCTACTTTTCCGGTAAAAGCAAAATCTTTTTCCTTTTTTGACTTATTCTTACTTTGAATTCCAAGCTCTACATCCTTTATGATAACTTCCGCATATACGGGTGTATCTGCTTTAGAGGTAAAACTTTTCTTTTCAAAAAGCGGAAAGCTTACCTTCCATGAGGCTGAATTTTTAAAGCCGTGAGCAATTGAATCCTTCGTAACTTTACCTGCTCCAAGATCAATTCCCCATTCAAGCGTTGTGTCTCCCTTAATTGAGGCTTTAGCCCCTGAAGTAAGAGCATAAACTTCGGGCTCTTTTGCAGGCTCTGCGGCAGCCGCCTTCTGTGCAGGCTCTGCGGCAGCCGCCTTCTGTGCAGGTTCTGCGGCTTCCGCCTCTTGTGCAAACGCAATGCCTAAAGCAAACGCAAATATGCTAAAAGCAATAAGATATTTTTTCATTAAAATATCCTCCTTAATATAATTGTATTTGAAAGAAGTAACACTTCTTTTATTCAAACACCTCGTAAAAAGTCTACATGAAGTTATGGTGATTGTCAAGTTTTTTGTAACATTAAATGAAAAAACTTGTTTGTGTATGAAATTGTTTTTTTAGTTTAATATCAATCTATAAAATGTTTTATACAGTATTTTTAATAAAACAACCGAGTCTTTCTTAATTTTATCTCTTTTAAATTACTAAATTTATGATATACTATTGCTGACAGGAAGGAGGCTTACGTATGAAAATCCTAATGGTTACCAGTGAGGCGGTTCCCTTTGCAAAAACCGGAGGACTTGCCGATGCAGTTTCAGCTTTGGCGCTGGCATTACGCAAAAAAGGACATGATGTTCGCATTGTTATGCCTCGCTATTATAAAATTGACAGAAAAAAACTGAATGCGATCCCCGGTCCTTTAAGTATTCACATCGGGCATCAGGAATTTTGGACTGCGGTTTTTGAATCGGTTTTGCCTAATTCGGACGTTCCGATATATTTTATCGATCACGAACAAAGTTTTGGCAGGGACGGTATTTACGGCTCTTCCGCGGAACCGGATTTTTCCGATAATCCTATGCGGTTTTCAATTTTATCGCATGCGGCTTTTCAGGTTTGTCGAAAACAGCATTGGTATCCGGATATTATCCACGCTCATGATTGGGCAGCGGCACTTGCGCCGGTTTTACTGAAATTTAAAGCATCGCATACAGCGGAATTTTCAAAAACAGGATCCGTTTTTACCATTCATAATATCGGCTATCAAGGAATATACGGCAAAGATAAATACCCTGATACCGGACTAGACTGGAATTATTTTTATGCCGCCGGTTTTGAAGATTGGGATAGAATTAACTTTTTAAAAGCGGGAATTATTTCCGCCGATAAGCTTACCACCGTTTCGCCGACTTACGCAAAAGAAATACAGCGCTCCGAATACGGATTTAGAATGGACGGGATTCTTCGCTATCGATCGGAAGACTTAACCGGAATATTAAACGGTGTCGATACGGAAATCTGGAATCCGCAAAAAGATACGTATATTCCTTTTCAGTATTCTGCAAAAACATTAGAGAAAAAAGAGAAAAATAAAGCCGCCTTACAAGAACGGATGGGGTTACCGGTAGACCCTGATCAGCCTCTGTTCGGTATGATTACCCGCCTTGTCGATCAAAAAGGCATTTCAGAGCTTTTCGGCCCCGCATACGGATCCGCATATAGGATTTGCACCGACATCAAATTGCAAATGGTAGTACTCGGCTCCGGCGACCGCTGGTGCGAAAATGAGCTTTCAGCTCTTGCATCAAAGCTGCCGAACCTCAAAGTATATATCGGCTATGACGAAGCTTTAAGCCATTTAATAGAAGCGGGAAGCGACTTCTTCTTAATGCCTTCGCGGTATGAACCGTGCGGCTTAAATCAAATGTATTCTTTATTATATGGAACTTTGCCGATTGTACGAAACACCGGCGGGCTTGCCGACACGGTAGAAAACTACAACGAACGCACCGGCGAGGGCACCGGCTTTATGTTTAACTACGCAAGTCCGCAGAGTATTTACGACACGGTCGGCTGGGCTGCATACGCGTGGTTTAATAAAAAAGATCATATTCTTGCAATGAGAAAACGCGGTATGGCAAAAAAATTCGGCTGGAATATTTCCGCCGATAAATATATTGACGTGTATAAACGAACTTTAAAAGACAGAGGGTTTTGATTTTAGGGAGTAAAATACTTTGAGGTAAAACTTTAGATTCCCTTAAACGTGCTCATCCGCAATTTAGTGTGCGGAGAAACTTTCGGCACTGCTCTGTAAAGCCCGCTTTTCAGAGGGTCAGTAACAATAACCGACCCTCTGTAATTTACTAAACGATAAGCCGGTAAATAATCTAAGGTATCGTTTTTTGACATCTTTAATTAGTTTTTTTAATCCATTCAATATAAAGGAATTCGACACGGCGCAACGGTGGGCAGTTTACCATAGGGCGAAGTTTTGAAAATTTACTGTAACTTCGCCAACGAGTTTTAAAGCTTCAATTTTACAGTTTTATGTTGATGCTTTAAAACATCGTTTGGAATTTAGCAACGGTGAGTAAACTTACCATAGGAATGCTAAATCCGCACGCACCTGTCAATGCTCCGATTTGTATAATTAGGAAGTTAATTACAAAATGCTACACTAAGGTATCGAATAATTTATATGTTGTATAATGATATCGATAATTAATCGTATAAAAAAAACAATTTTTTTCAATTATCTTTATTAAGATTTTTACAAGCTGAAAATAAATGCGGCAGTAAAATATATTACAAACACCAGATTGCCCCATCCTCCACGCAAAATAATTCTATAGGGCTGCGGAAGTTTTTCCCATATAGATTGTAAAAAGTAGGTAGCAAGCGGTGTAAAAACAACGAACCATCTTGGATACAACGTTTTGCCAAACACGATAAGTACAGCAAGAGACAAAAGAAAAATACCCATAATCGATAATGCAATTTTTGCAAGAAAACTGATATTTTTTTCAACATAATCAAGTCCGCGCTTATCATCACACCGTCCGATGAGTCCAAAATAGGTAAAATGCGAATGATAAGCACCTCCAAGTATAATTCCAAAACAGGCAAGAAGGCTTATGACAAAACCGATTATTTTATATTCCTCTGCGGCGGTGAGCCATATATTAAAGAAACCTACACAATAAAAAAATGCAGCAATCGGACCTAATAGTCCGCCAATTCGCAATCTTTTTTCGGATATATTTTTCATTATCTCGATTACGGGTTTAATAGTTCCGTCTATTTTAAAATCATCTTTTGTAAAATACAAAAGCATATCACCGCAAAACATTAATAAAGAACCGAACAAACCTGCGGCAGCAGTTAAAATTATGTACATATATAACTCCTTAAATAAATATTGTAAGCAAAAGTTTACATAATTATAGCATATAAATTCAAGTAGTTAAAATTACGCCGATAGTAAAATTAAGCTGGAAAAAGTGCACCAAGCAACGGTGATACACTGACATCCATATTAACCACCACGAAAATAAGGAGGAGTGTACACCGCATATAAAGATTTTTATACAACAGAACTTGTTTGGATAGAGGAGTACTGGAAAAAAAGACAAATGTGAGTGAAATTGCCGATAGACTGAATCGCTCGCGTCAAACAATTTACAATGTAGTCAACTATTTAAAAAAAGGTGGCAGCATTCAACAGTAGTATGAACGGTACAAAGCCAACAAAAAGAACTGCGGGTTATCAGTAATGATTATATTATTCGATATGAACATAGATTCTTTCAAATAACAAAATCAAATAAAAAACTCCCAAGATCGAAAACAGCAATTACAGTACGGGAGCTTTTGGATAGAACAATACGATTGGTATGGAATAACATTAAACTGAATTTTATAGAACTTAATAATAAACCAAACAAGGAGGTCGCCAAAGCTTGCTCCTCATA contains these protein-coding regions:
- a CDS encoding vWA domain-containing protein, translating into MIYFEKSRLLLLLVLVIPAVFFSLKKLFRINAAYSFAQHKKSILPFLIIRNILFAFAWIFIVLAAAGPLWGSKIKSVRRQGVSVVFAVDISKSMTLKDVKPSRLNLAKGFCEFLTVKLSNASCALLAVKGDSVLSVPLTFEHEVLLKAIESLSPSSYTASGTNLQKALLKAAAVFPKNRATAKTIILCTDGEQSEGNILEAAKEIQRHGIQLIIVGFGTIEGGDVSIVNEKGEAALHRSSLNETVLQEAVKVAANNSMYTSASVSGSAWVILEAINKTDLAMDKFTYIQKPVRRVFEFITIAIVLFCIALFIEGSICKK
- a CDS encoding VWA domain-containing protein; the protein is MISFLRPAALVLFCIFPLFYFLRKHAIIQPLSFSLTLHNWNDTIIKTSSQMRGLSFLSKSLVFLSLIALIVAASEPVKLKTEYVYTETANSIMFVIDISPSMAAKDINEKTRIQAAKDIITDFVQTYPADAFGLTALASTAALVIPPTIQHEQFFARLNSLQIGELGEGTALGMGLAVAAAHFAKNTVQTQSIILLTDGESNTGEIHPNLAAELIKSKKIGFYIIGIGKDGYANLEYVDPSTGEKREGTLQTIFNERELRELAHRGNGIYVSAKSFASLQEIFKNISQNISPTPARFSEVKEVPLWQPLILFAVFSFILVWIIRRILMKAYL
- a CDS encoding DUF58 domain-containing protein; amino-acid sequence: MLKKMGNVYTISGMNSDSIIEKAKKLQFSALYLAEGMRTGTFNSCFRGQGIEFDSVRKYQIGDDIRSIDRNLTARSGKTYVRLYKEERELQIFIIVDLSFSMESCFDCVSAKSKALEAAGLLSFAALHTATPFGGLIFDGKIGKYFEPRAGKNAVLCFLKECDVFANQPGSPGTALAEALQTSAKVLHTRSMVIVISDFKVEGFEREFIFLGKTHDLIAVRLISPSDKKIPEGGFIPFTDPETGIRLSLPTSSKQFMQERKRLYTEEIHRWKALCFRAGAAPLLFPIEQDSFKILYSFFSQRSKTHAQKKYTERYI
- a CDS encoding MSP porin, whose amino-acid sequence is MKKYLIAFSIFAFALGIAFAQEAEAAEPAQKAAAAEPAQKAAAAEPAKEPEVYALTSGAKASIKGDTTLEWGIDLGAGKVTKDSIAHGFKNSASWKVSFPLFEKKSFTSKADTPVYAEVIIKDVELGIQSKNKSKKEKDFAFTGKVDEIVGTLYFYDAYLKIYKKPGFKVNYAQIWDPLKADDWDKSGYKFEPGFDIAGGTTLGYKKDNIGNSGLDLDAGVKFGSNRNWETEGKSDYEGSPQYALITGPATLAKGSTYVELEPVYGKEAEEKASYIMLDNQRFKITSNFKKVSPDKDLEVKKGKYYAKVDGLTKKDTPATKNRYGMGFYTSVAYKPGDLKYIGFNFDINTTFCSHKDWENNTEKGNYFNVSFGTKITSEPVKDLSLVLAFDGEPFVNGEKKFAWDMLFDTTYKWVGAGVYVGNENTFYKSNKDKVDMSIYAKFETKGDKKKANFLVENLNAGAAIYVHHLLSKPVSPKTVPIGLKVYADYKYDINDSMWLKPYASFYGETNHAEPKFGVYYNVGLTFSPLERLELTADWEQGKVVKNKHEGFIEKSAGTEHNGRFKLGCKVSF
- the glgA gene encoding glycogen synthase GlgA — protein: MKILMVTSEAVPFAKTGGLADAVSALALALRKKGHDVRIVMPRYYKIDRKKLNAIPGPLSIHIGHQEFWTAVFESVLPNSDVPIYFIDHEQSFGRDGIYGSSAEPDFSDNPMRFSILSHAAFQVCRKQHWYPDIIHAHDWAAALAPVLLKFKASHTAEFSKTGSVFTIHNIGYQGIYGKDKYPDTGLDWNYFYAAGFEDWDRINFLKAGIISADKLTTVSPTYAKEIQRSEYGFRMDGILRYRSEDLTGILNGVDTEIWNPQKDTYIPFQYSAKTLEKKEKNKAALQERMGLPVDPDQPLFGMITRLVDQKGISELFGPAYGSAYRICTDIKLQMVVLGSGDRWCENELSALASKLPNLKVYIGYDEALSHLIEAGSDFFLMPSRYEPCGLNQMYSLLYGTLPIVRNTGGLADTVENYNERTGEGTGFMFNYASPQSIYDTVGWAAYAWFNKKDHILAMRKRGMAKKFGWNISADKYIDVYKRTLKDRGF
- a CDS encoding DUF6796 family protein, which codes for MYIILTAAAGLFGSLLMFCGDMLLYFTKDDFKIDGTIKPVIEIMKNISEKRLRIGGLLGPIAAFFYCVGFFNIWLTAAEEYKIIGFVISLLACFGIILGGAYHSHFTYFGLIGRCDDKRGLDYVEKNISFLAKIALSIMGIFLLSLAVLIVFGKTLYPRWFVVFTPLATYFLQSIWEKLPQPYRIILRGGWGNLVFVIYFTAAFIFSL